The following coding sequences are from one Hyphomicrobiales bacterium window:
- a CDS encoding LacI family DNA-binding transcriptional regulator produces the protein MASKKQAATTARQPTMSDVARLADVSQMTVSRVMRKTGYVSQDIIDRVQAASAQLGYVHNRIAGGLAGEKNALVGVVLPTLGNRVFTEVLTGITQALASSGVQPVFGVSEYSPQTEAALVEDLLSWRPMGLILPGLEQAEPIRKMVETSGIRTAQIMDIDGAPLLGEYAACFGFSQVRAGTEMAEHLLQKGYRRFGYIGCQVDLDVRAAKRRRAFIDTIQANGGHMVAERQSDEPSSMVVGRRLTAEIANDPTPPDVIYYANDDLASGGLMHCIAENIAVPDKLALAGFNGLSFLESMPIDITTTRTPRYEIGFQAGQYVSGTEHTGARLVDLGTTIVPGRTS, from the coding sequence ATGGCGAGCAAAAAGCAGGCTGCGACAACCGCGCGTCAGCCGACAATGAGCGATGTCGCTCGGCTTGCCGACGTCAGCCAGATGACCGTTTCGCGGGTCATGCGAAAAACCGGCTATGTAAGCCAGGACATTATCGACAGAGTGCAAGCGGCATCCGCGCAGCTAGGCTATGTGCACAACCGCATTGCCGGCGGGCTGGCTGGCGAAAAAAATGCGCTTGTTGGCGTGGTGTTGCCAACGCTCGGCAACCGCGTCTTCACCGAAGTGCTCACGGGCATCACACAGGCCCTTGCCTCCTCCGGGGTCCAGCCCGTCTTTGGCGTCTCGGAATATTCGCCGCAGACTGAAGCCGCGCTGGTCGAAGATCTTCTCTCCTGGCGACCCATGGGCCTCATTTTGCCTGGGTTGGAACAGGCCGAGCCGATCCGCAAAATGGTGGAAACATCCGGCATTCGCACCGCCCAGATCATGGATATCGATGGCGCGCCGCTGCTGGGCGAGTACGCCGCCTGCTTCGGCTTTTCGCAGGTGCGCGCGGGCACCGAAATGGCGGAGCATCTGCTGCAAAAAGGTTATCGCCGATTTGGCTATATCGGATGCCAAGTCGATCTTGATGTGCGGGCCGCCAAACGGCGCCGAGCGTTTATCGACACAATTCAGGCCAACGGCGGGCACATGGTTGCCGAGCGGCAATCCGACGAACCCTCGTCCATGGTCGTGGGTCGCAGGCTAACGGCCGAAATCGCAAACGATCCAACACCGCCCGACGTCATCTATTACGCCAATGATGACCTGGCATCCGGCGGTCTCATGCATTGCATCGCTGAAAACATTGCCGTTCCCGACAAACTGGCTTTGGCTGGGTTCAACGGTTTGAGCTTTCTGGAATCAATGCCCATCGACATCACCACCACGCGCACACCGCGCTACGAGATCGGCTTCCAGGCCGGCCAATATGTCAGTGGCACCGAACACACCGGCGCCCGCCTGGTTGACCTCGGCACGACCATCGTTCCCGGGCGGACAAGCTGA
- a CDS encoding ABC transporter substrate-binding protein: MKPIAFAFAALMAGTIAGSASFSAPAAADNHATHRAECFAPAPDSAVIEYDEREGPYQIAFVNGFAGNDWRIQAIQSAQAWAARPENAANLETFDVVSVGDDSAAQIAAIDNFIAAGYDAITFIAVNPTAFEGVIRRAERAGTILVPFDNVLDTDQVVQVNESQFALGRLKAETVINELGGEADKILMVNGLPGNATDRDRRLGMMSILEDVEGLEIVEVVGNWDTGTSQRVVADALATHGQFDGVVSQHGSAGTINAMLAADHPIVPMGVDGENGVRILMDEHDIPGISASQAPAMSAIALEAAVALLQGNALPQTIFLPIPQVPADDLEAGVNYFPDLPNSFNTGTGFAECFEPFSPEELLGQSVE; this comes from the coding sequence ATGAAACCAATCGCTTTTGCTTTCGCCGCGTTGATGGCCGGCACAATTGCTGGGTCCGCGTCTTTCAGCGCCCCGGCAGCCGCCGACAACCATGCGACCCACCGCGCTGAATGTTTTGCGCCGGCGCCAGATTCGGCAGTCATCGAGTATGATGAGCGCGAAGGCCCGTATCAGATTGCCTTCGTGAACGGCTTTGCTGGCAATGACTGGCGCATTCAGGCCATTCAATCGGCGCAGGCTTGGGCGGCGCGTCCAGAAAATGCAGCCAACCTTGAAACCTTTGACGTTGTATCGGTTGGCGACGACAGCGCGGCGCAAATCGCGGCGATCGATAACTTCATCGCCGCCGGCTACGACGCCATTACCTTCATCGCTGTGAACCCAACTGCGTTTGAGGGTGTTATCCGCCGCGCCGAACGCGCTGGCACCATTCTTGTGCCATTCGACAATGTGCTCGACACCGACCAGGTGGTGCAGGTGAATGAAAGCCAGTTCGCGCTTGGTCGCTTGAAGGCTGAGACCGTGATAAACGAGCTGGGCGGTGAGGCCGACAAGATTTTGATGGTCAACGGTTTGCCCGGTAACGCCACGGACCGCGATCGTCGTTTGGGCATGATGAGCATCCTGGAAGACGTCGAAGGTCTTGAGATTGTCGAAGTTGTGGGCAACTGGGACACCGGCACCAGCCAACGTGTGGTTGCCGACGCGCTGGCGACCCATGGTCAATTTGACGGCGTGGTGTCGCAGCACGGATCTGCCGGAACCATCAACGCGATGCTCGCCGCCGACCACCCCATCGTTCCCATGGGTGTGGATGGGGAGAATGGCGTGCGTATCCTGATGGACGAGCATGATATTCCAGGCATTTCCGCCAGCCAGGCCCCGGCCATGTCGGCGATCGCGCTGGAAGCTGCCGTTGCACTGCTTCAGGGCAACGCGTTGCCGCAAACGATCTTCCTGCCGATTCCGCAAGTGCCGGCGGACGATCTGGAAGCTGGGGTGAACTATTTCCCTGATCTGCCGAACTCGTTCAACACCGGCACAGGGTTCGCTGAGTGTTTTGAACCCTTCTCCCCCGAAGAGCTGCTCGGCCAAAGCGTCGAGTAG